One part of the Cyprinus carpio isolate SPL01 chromosome A25, ASM1834038v1, whole genome shotgun sequence genome encodes these proteins:
- the ric3b gene encoding protein RIC-3b translates to MSISTFQKLTLVSCVVLCVALLLPKMLLSRGKRDTPHSEGPAGHFPPMPQRPPVSEEQRHSGRHFSKAHNPEAIARAKGAGTGPSTGGKSNLAGQIIPIYGFGILLYILYILFKITSKGKTAKPPKSRFTAVRSENMKRKITDFELAQLQDRLNETKDVIERIISAASASSDSLGGAVAVDEEQQLLYQLQEITRVMQEGQFVDTVPANTDNSCGREWDGLPENGGKEPDERFCRVHSPHVSSNAQMRDETSAEMNRPDEEPVSEHDEKTDGNRNTKIEDISLHNFTSQSQPETDTLTGSDITSGPVSEHSIIRRRNKL, encoded by the exons ATGTCTATTTCGACATTTCAGAAGCTCACTCTAGTGTCATGCGTGGTGCTGTGCGTCGCGCTTCTGCTGCCTAAAATGCTTTTATCGCGAGGGAAGAGGGACACCCCGCACTCCGAAG GGCCCGCAGGTCATTTTCCTCCCATGCCTCAAAGACCGCCTGTATCTGAGGAGCAGCGGCACTCTGGACGCCACTTCTCCAAAGCCCACAACCCTGAAGCCATCGCCCGGGCCAAAGGAGCCGGCACTGGCCCCAGCACTGGAGGGAAGTCCAACCTCGCAGGGCAGATCATTCCCATCTACGGCTTCGGGATCTTACTGTACATCCTTTACATTCTGTTCAAG atcacgTCCAAAGGCAAAACAGCGAAACCTCCAAAGAGCCGATTCACTGCTGTCAGATCAGAAAACATGAAGAGGAAAATAA ctgatTTTGAGTTGGCTCAGCTGCAGGACAGACTGAACGAGACGAAGGATGTGATCGAGAGAATCATTTCTGCAGCCAGCGCTAGCTCAGACAG TCTTGGAGGAGCGGTGGCCGTGGATGAGGAGCAGCAGTTACTGTACCAGCTGCAGGAGATCACGCGCGTCATGCAGGAGGGCCAGTTCGTGGACACAGTCCCAGCAAACACTGACAACTCCTGCGGCCGCGAGTGGGACG GTCTTCCTGAGAATGGCGGGAAAGAGCCGGATGAGCGTTTCTGTCGTGTTCATTCGCCTCACGTGAGCTCAAATGCACAGATGAGAGATGAGACGAGTGCGGAGATGAACCGTCCTGATGAAGAGCCTGTCAGCGAGCATGACGAGAAGACAGATGGCAACAGAAACACAAAGATAGAGGACATTTCTTTGCATAACTTCACCAGCCAATCACAACCAGAGACAGACACtctaacaggaagtgacatcacatCCGGCCCAGTGTCAGAACACAGCATCATCAGGCGGAGAAACAAACTATAA